A window from Akkermansia muciniphila encodes these proteins:
- a CDS encoding PEP-CTERM sorting domain-containing protein, translating into MKKSLFSLALISSSLLAVQAATVQIDFGRDDAATDGALNMNYDHSSAALGTMPGDVTLGWSTAAWPVGDDGHTTTKTPGEENGWKNAFGGSMPFSLGDSFRDGLLTQTSTGSGSFTVTFSGLAAGEYTLSLFGGFTGKDVFAGQTWTIGGADASSATWTNFGTNAGGDWNELSTVTGDSSGTLAPGNAADGSNASANKGLYSTVEHIVVGEDGTLTLTLQGDGSSDFGRTALNYLSLTQVPEPATATLSLLGLAALCLRRRRA; encoded by the coding sequence ATGAAGAAATCCTTGTTTTCTTTGGCTCTGATCTCCAGTTCCCTGCTGGCGGTGCAGGCGGCGACTGTGCAAATTGATTTCGGGCGTGATGACGCCGCGACGGACGGAGCCCTCAATATGAATTACGACCATTCCTCCGCAGCCCTGGGCACGATGCCGGGCGACGTCACTCTGGGATGGAGCACTGCCGCATGGCCTGTAGGGGATGACGGCCATACCACGACCAAGACGCCCGGCGAAGAAAACGGGTGGAAGAACGCTTTTGGCGGTAGCATGCCTTTCTCCCTGGGGGACAGCTTCCGGGACGGCCTGTTAACGCAGACGTCAACCGGTTCCGGTTCCTTTACCGTGACTTTCAGCGGTCTTGCCGCCGGGGAATACACCTTGTCCCTTTTTGGCGGGTTCACGGGTAAAGACGTTTTTGCGGGGCAGACGTGGACGATCGGAGGCGCCGACGCTTCCAGCGCGACCTGGACAAATTTCGGAACAAACGCCGGCGGTGACTGGAACGAACTTTCTACGGTGACGGGAGACAGTTCCGGCACCCTGGCTCCCGGGAATGCCGCAGACGGCTCCAACGCCTCCGCCAACAAGGGCCTTTATTCCACAGTGGAACACATTGTGGTAGGGGAAGACGGCACGCTTACCCTCACCCTTCAGGGAGACGGTTCCAGTGATTTTGGCCGCACGGCGCTCAATTACCTTTCCCTGACCCAGGTTCCGGAACCCGCTACGGCTACGCTGAGCCTGCTGGGTCTGGCCGCTCTGTGCCTGCGCCGCCGCCGGGCCTGA
- a CDS encoding DUF6056 family protein, translating into MKQSLAVRFLFRAVVLALLAYAMLLTWWTPFTGDSFMHAVFGADHRLVLQPVLERCWWSYMNWNPRLGEFLAIFTATAGKWLFLAVNPFVVLSLALMMFYLARGRRVNPGDWRDVLLFSVGALLLLTSSSRPGITMFWLSGGTNYGWSAAVWLGFLCLYRGLLAGTSRIPDRPLSWLWISLVAFAAGMTNENQVPASLGLLFLYWVHAHWKRVALPRWFFFGWGFHALGGACLLLAPGNAARLHSETAGGAAVLHSWPERFSAIPELMNAFYEFMLLPKFLLAVAVAALVLLTWRRGWSWWNGVSGRRMCVSLLFILVAHAMAVSFFVRVIPAWHAMFSATVLMMTGILGLYGVWLDAVRWRWVPACLLAAAGSLALWVCSGYLDAFPRIHRQCEERKMFIRHELEKGKKNIAVPPYEPVPLAPYVSVMWRMGSSDPDEFINRSVARYLGIECIRVAVPEH; encoded by the coding sequence ATGAAGCAGTCACTGGCGGTGCGTTTCCTGTTCCGGGCGGTGGTGCTGGCGCTCCTTGCGTACGCCATGCTGCTTACCTGGTGGACTCCCTTCACCGGAGACAGCTTCATGCATGCCGTCTTCGGGGCGGACCACCGTCTGGTCCTCCAGCCCGTGCTGGAGCGGTGCTGGTGGTCGTACATGAACTGGAATCCCCGGCTGGGGGAATTCCTGGCTATCTTTACGGCCACGGCGGGAAAGTGGCTTTTCCTGGCCGTTAATCCCTTCGTGGTTCTTTCCCTGGCGCTGATGATGTTTTATCTGGCGCGGGGAAGGAGGGTGAATCCCGGGGACTGGCGGGATGTGCTGCTGTTTTCCGTGGGGGCCCTTCTTCTGCTCACCTCTTCCTCCAGGCCCGGCATTACGATGTTCTGGCTGTCCGGCGGAACTAATTATGGCTGGTCCGCCGCTGTCTGGCTGGGGTTCCTGTGCCTGTACCGCGGCCTGTTGGCCGGAACGTCCCGGATACCGGACAGGCCTCTTTCCTGGCTCTGGATAAGCCTTGTGGCTTTTGCCGCCGGAATGACTAATGAGAACCAGGTGCCCGCGTCCCTGGGCCTGCTGTTCCTGTACTGGGTGCATGCGCACTGGAAGAGGGTGGCGCTTCCCCGCTGGTTCTTCTTTGGCTGGGGTTTTCATGCCTTGGGCGGCGCCTGTCTTCTGCTGGCTCCCGGCAACGCGGCGCGTCTTCATTCGGAAACGGCGGGCGGCGCCGCCGTCCTTCATTCCTGGCCGGAACGTTTCAGCGCCATCCCGGAGCTGATGAACGCGTTTTATGAGTTCATGCTGCTGCCCAAATTTCTGCTGGCTGTGGCGGTGGCCGCCCTGGTTCTGCTGACGTGGAGGAGAGGGTGGAGCTGGTGGAATGGCGTTTCCGGACGGCGCATGTGCGTCTCCCTGCTGTTTATTCTGGTGGCGCATGCCATGGCGGTCAGCTTTTTTGTGCGCGTCATTCCCGCCTGGCATGCCATGTTCTCCGCCACGGTGCTGATGATGACGGGTATTCTGGGGCTGTACGGAGTGTGGCTGGATGCCGTGCGGTGGCGCTGGGTTCCGGCCTGCCTTCTGGCTGCGGCGGGGAGTCTGGCCCTGTGGGTATGCTCCGGGTATCTGGACGCCTTCCCGCGCATCCACCGCCAGTGCGAGGAACGGAAAATGTTCATCCGCCATGAATTGGAGAAAGGGAAGAAAAATATTGCGGTTCCCCCTTATGAGCCCGTGCCGCTGGCTCCCTATGTTTCCGTCATGTGGCGCATGGGCAGCAGTGACCCTGATGAATTCATCAACCGTTCCGTTGCCCGTTATCTGGGGATTGAATGCATCCGTGTAGCTGTGCCGGAGCATTGA
- a CDS encoding UvrD-helicase domain-containing protein — MLISASAGTGKTYQLSLRFLGLLALNHGNHPERLIAITFTRKAAGEFKDRILTDLAAGATDEAGAERLKDQLWTVIKGTPGEPGIWPGAPEAWKAENLHRERFRHLLHILVQNLARLNLCTIDSLFAQIASASTFELGVSGFSMIDPTAEKLARREALLSLYRECSADRERRQNFEDAFLSGADSDAEAADAEDSMMRRLNTYHELFLDEPDAGTWGNPATLGFTPEELVPPVPLEQFDTLLHTLACRAQEAPAPEGKNGAKSKEMFLRFLNGFSRYARLGRVRFRTDGGSAWNITMEEAREKFRDFWSPPLEELIQSWLRMEVLQALRRTRATHGLLRLFEGNYSSLVRSKGRFLFHDVTRMLGDGAITPELKRDLQYRMYCRYDHWMLDEFQDTSQSQWRVIKPFLEDLTESKAGNEGSIFVVGDVKQSVYQWRGGDPELFRSVSTQLELEERGMSTSYRSVQPVLDLVNDICDYARTAPDCEPAALEQWGEYPEHRSAPHLEGKPGAAQIWQTPKAEASTANDLVCQAAADILDRTGALRRGLETAILVSTKNQALAIKTWLADHGIPAEVCDDVPVGVDSPLGKNLLYFFRWLLMPGDPFTTGLLTHSPLRPLAAPERPEGMDWQGWRLLLERDGYAAVMEEVERRLALGGTVLTEFHRDRLAVWKTEAEQVDEKGISLDEWIRHMEDLTRREDPAGGIVRIMTIHKSKGLGFDIVILPQIGRDAPFADGRHLTHFVKKNREGEIEGIVLAPSRHVYTNVPQLETLYREWRARQQFDGFCKLYVALTRAKRATYVILPYKEDKGETVADSMWKIVRSAARASGKDAEETLPESGAECLYSCGHPEWYGEFTETVRERIVEEMPEWPMQQPVIRERISPSGPAAPENAVHGGKHAAEVESAAFGSAVHAVFERITRWNEEGKPEWALHPATEAERAVAACMEVPSIRELFTPPETACIMKEQRIEAIDGNSWISGVIDRLILHEGSARIVDFKTDHADSAEQLKERHSGQLNAYARIVSRITGIPLERITCIIVSTHLKETIRV, encoded by the coding sequence ATGCTGATCTCCGCATCCGCCGGAACGGGAAAAACCTACCAGCTTTCCCTGCGCTTCCTGGGTCTGCTGGCCCTGAACCACGGGAACCATCCGGAACGGCTCATCGCCATCACGTTCACCCGGAAGGCGGCGGGGGAATTCAAGGACCGCATCCTGACGGACCTGGCGGCGGGCGCCACGGACGAGGCGGGAGCGGAACGCCTGAAAGACCAACTCTGGACGGTCATCAAGGGAACGCCCGGGGAACCCGGCATCTGGCCCGGAGCGCCGGAGGCATGGAAGGCGGAAAACCTGCACCGAGAACGCTTCCGCCATCTGCTGCACATTCTGGTGCAGAACCTGGCGCGCCTCAACCTCTGCACCATTGACAGCCTGTTCGCCCAGATCGCCTCCGCCAGCACCTTTGAACTGGGCGTCAGCGGGTTCAGCATGATTGACCCCACGGCGGAAAAACTGGCGCGCCGGGAAGCCCTGCTTTCCCTGTACCGCGAATGCTCTGCGGACCGGGAACGGAGGCAGAACTTTGAAGACGCCTTCCTCTCCGGAGCGGATTCCGATGCGGAAGCCGCGGATGCGGAGGATTCCATGATGCGGCGTCTCAACACCTACCACGAACTTTTTCTGGATGAACCGGACGCCGGAACCTGGGGAAACCCCGCCACGCTGGGCTTTACGCCGGAAGAACTGGTTCCTCCCGTTCCTCTGGAACAGTTTGATACCCTTCTGCATACTCTGGCTTGCAGGGCGCAGGAAGCCCCCGCGCCAGAAGGAAAAAACGGAGCCAAAAGCAAGGAGATGTTCCTGCGCTTCCTGAACGGTTTCTCCCGGTACGCCAGGCTGGGCCGCGTGCGCTTCCGCACGGACGGAGGATCCGCCTGGAACATCACCATGGAAGAGGCGCGTGAGAAATTCCGGGATTTCTGGTCTCCCCCACTGGAAGAGCTCATCCAGAGCTGGCTGCGCATGGAGGTGCTGCAGGCGTTGCGCCGCACCCGCGCCACGCACGGGCTGCTGCGTCTTTTTGAAGGCAACTATTCCTCACTGGTCCGCAGCAAGGGAAGATTCCTGTTCCACGACGTCACGCGCATGCTGGGGGACGGAGCCATTACGCCGGAGCTGAAGCGAGACCTGCAATACCGCATGTACTGCCGGTATGACCATTGGATGCTGGATGAATTCCAGGATACGTCCCAGTCCCAGTGGCGCGTCATCAAGCCCTTTCTGGAAGACCTGACGGAATCCAAGGCCGGGAATGAAGGCAGCATCTTCGTGGTGGGGGACGTCAAGCAGAGCGTGTACCAGTGGCGCGGCGGGGACCCGGAGCTTTTCCGCTCCGTCTCCACCCAGCTTGAACTGGAAGAACGCGGCATGTCCACCTCCTACCGCTCCGTCCAGCCCGTGCTGGACCTGGTAAACGACATTTGCGACTACGCCCGGACGGCGCCGGACTGCGAACCCGCCGCCCTGGAACAATGGGGGGAATATCCGGAGCACCGGAGCGCCCCGCACCTGGAGGGAAAGCCGGGCGCCGCCCAAATCTGGCAGACGCCCAAGGCGGAAGCTTCCACGGCCAACGACCTGGTGTGCCAGGCGGCGGCAGACATTCTGGACCGCACGGGAGCCCTGCGCCGCGGCCTGGAGACCGCTATTCTGGTCAGCACGAAAAACCAGGCTCTGGCCATTAAAACCTGGCTGGCGGACCACGGCATTCCGGCGGAGGTATGTGATGACGTTCCCGTGGGCGTGGACTCCCCCCTGGGGAAAAACCTGCTGTACTTTTTCCGCTGGCTGCTCATGCCGGGAGACCCTTTTACCACAGGGCTGCTCACTCATTCCCCCCTCCGGCCCCTGGCCGCGCCGGAACGCCCGGAAGGCATGGACTGGCAGGGCTGGCGCCTTCTGCTGGAACGGGACGGCTATGCCGCCGTCATGGAAGAGGTGGAACGCAGGCTGGCCCTGGGAGGCACGGTCCTGACGGAATTCCACCGGGACCGCCTTGCCGTCTGGAAGACCGAGGCGGAACAGGTGGATGAAAAGGGCATTTCCCTGGATGAATGGATCAGGCACATGGAAGACCTGACCCGCCGGGAAGACCCCGCCGGCGGCATCGTCCGCATCATGACCATTCACAAATCCAAGGGCCTGGGGTTTGACATCGTCATCCTGCCGCAGATCGGCAGGGACGCTCCTTTTGCGGACGGAAGGCACCTGACCCACTTTGTCAAAAAGAACCGGGAAGGAGAAATAGAGGGCATTGTGCTGGCCCCTTCCAGGCACGTTTACACTAATGTTCCGCAGCTTGAGACGCTTTACCGGGAATGGCGCGCCCGGCAGCAGTTTGACGGATTCTGCAAGCTGTACGTGGCTCTCACCCGCGCCAAACGGGCTACTTACGTCATTCTTCCTTACAAGGAAGACAAGGGAGAAACGGTTGCGGACTCCATGTGGAAGATTGTCCGTTCCGCGGCCCGCGCCAGTGGAAAAGACGCGGAGGAAACCCTTCCGGAATCCGGAGCGGAATGCCTGTATTCCTGCGGGCATCCCGAATGGTACGGGGAGTTCACGGAAACAGTGCGGGAGAGAATAGTAGAAGAAATGCCTGAATGGCCCATGCAGCAACCGGTCATCAGGGAACGGATATCCCCCTCCGGTCCGGCTGCGCCGGAAAATGCGGTCCATGGAGGGAAGCATGCCGCGGAGGTGGAATCCGCCGCATTCGGTTCAGCCGTCCACGCCGTCTTTGAACGGATCACCCGCTGGAATGAGGAGGGCAAGCCGGAATGGGCCCTTCATCCCGCTACGGAAGCGGAACGCGCCGTAGCCGCCTGCATGGAGGTGCCCTCCATCAGGGAGCTCTTCACCCCCCCGGAAACGGCGTGCATCATGAAGGAACAGCGCATTGAGGCCATTGACGGGAACAGCTGGATTTCCGGCGTGATTGACAGGCTGATCCTCCATGAAGGAAGCGCCCGCATCGTGGACTTCAAAACGGACCACGCGGATTCCGCGGAACAACTGAAGGAACGCCACTCCGGGCAATTGAACGCCTATGCCCGCATCGTATCCAGAATTACGGGAATACCGCTGGAGCGTATCACGTGCATCATCGTTTCCACACACTTGAAGGAAACCATCCGCGTTTAA